A genome region from Anastrepha ludens isolate Willacy chromosome 3, idAnaLude1.1, whole genome shotgun sequence includes the following:
- the LOC128858795 gene encoding clumping factor A-like: MLKKFVCFFVLISVIGLISEWPSAHGNAIYPIGSPEYFSGNSFDSDKDSLKAVGDSLNSTTDSLDSAKDAFDAAEDSLDPAGDSLKSGEDSLDAAGDALSPAGDSLNTTTDSFDAAEDAIGSAGDPLDAAGGSSDSVAGPLNFGGNPLDSDGYSLRSARNSLNFARDSLDSYSDSFGSDSYSLDSARDSLNSARNSLHAVRNSLNFGRNSLDPYSDLLDSYSASLESNSDSLYSGRNSLNFARDSLDSYSDSFGSDSYSLDSARDSLNSARNSLRPVGNSLNFARDSLDSYSDSLDSYSDSLGSDSGSCGSDSDSLYSGRNSLNFARDSLDSYSDSLDSYSDSLGSDSGSCGSDSDSVYSARNSLNFARDSLDSAEDAIGSAGYPLDAAGDSSDSVAGSLNFGGNPLDSARDSLYSVKNSLRYARNSLNSFSDSFESDSDSFESDSDSFASDSD; encoded by the exons atgttgaaaaaatttgtttgcttcttTGTGCTGATTAGTG TAATCGGACTCATCAGCGAATGGCCAAGCGCCCATGGAAATGCTATATATCCAATAGGGTCTCCTGAATATTTCTCAGGAAATTCGTTCGACTCTGATAAAGATTCATTAAAAGCTGTTGGAGATTCATTGAATTCTACTACAGATTCATTAGACTCTGCTAAAGATGCATTCGACGCAGCTGAAGATTCATTAGACCCTGCTGGAGATTCATTAAAATCTGGTGAAGATTCATTAGACGCAGCTGGAGATGCATTAAGTCCTGCTGGAGATTCATTAAATACTACTACAGATTCATTCGACGCTGCTGAAGATGCAATAGGCTCTGCTGGAGACCCATTAGATGCTGCTGGAGGTTCATCAGATTCTGTTGCAGgaccattaaattttggtggaAATCCATTAGACTCTGATGGATATTCATTACGCTCTGCCAGAAATTCATTAAACTTTGCTAGAGATTCATTGGACTCTTATTCAGATTCATTTGGCTCTGATTCATATTCATTAGACTCTGCTAGAGATTCATTAAACTCTGCTAGAAATTCATTACACGCTGTTAGAAATTCATTAAACTTTGGTAGAAATTCATTAGACCCCTATTCAGATTTGTTAGACTCTTATTCAGCTTCATTAGAATCTAATTCAGATTCATTATACTCTGGCAGAAATTCATTAAACTTTGCTAGAGATTCATTGGACTCTTATTCAGATTCATTTGGCTCTGATTCATATTCATTAGACTCTGCTAGAGATTCATTAAACTCTGCTAGAAATTCATTACGCCCTGTTGGAAATTCATTAAACTTTGCAAGAGATTCATTAGACTCTTATTCAGATTCGTTAGACTCTTATTCAGACTCATTAGGCTCTGATTCAGGTTCATGTGgctctgattcagattcattaTACTCTGGCAGAAATTCATTAAACTTTGCTAGAGATTCATTAGACTCTTATTCAGATTCGTTAGACTCTTATTCAGACTCATTAGGCTCTGATTCAGGTTCATGTGGCTCTGATTCAGATTCAGTATACTCTGCCCGAAATTCATTAAACTTTGCTAGAGATTCATTAGACTCTGCTGAAGATGCAATAGGCTCTGCTGGATACCCATTAGATGCTGCTGGAGATTCATCAGATTCTGTTGCAggatcattaaattttggtggaAATCCATTAGACTCTGCTAGAGATTCATTATACTctgttaaaaattctttacgcTATGCTAGAAATTCATTAAACTCTTTTTCAGATTCATTTGAGtctgattcagattcatttgagtctgattcagattcatttGCCTCTGATTCGGATTAA